One genomic segment of Trichoplusia ni isolate ovarian cell line Hi5 chromosome 5, tn1, whole genome shotgun sequence includes these proteins:
- the LOC113493872 gene encoding uncharacterized protein LOC113493872, with translation MHQENGQVERYCRTVLNMIRVEVNYNKNDWSKILWKLQLVLNITKHRTTQYSSLNLLIGTDSTTPIIHSLIKDITCEGSNPNRDAIREIRRQRAEELIRENKDKQDSYVNKNRKPPKKFQVNDLVYVIKSSQSTGKLDSGMRGPYKVIKLLPNDRYEVQLLAGAYGKTSQAAATYMVLWKGEWTPETCAAFFEEIEDDDQEPPLNVEGVAGPSSSSC, from the exons ATGCATCAGGAAAATGGACAAGTAGAACGTTATTGCCGTACAGTTTTAAACATGATAAGAGTCGAAGTAAACTATAACAAAAATGATTGGTCCAAAATATTATGGAAACTTCAATTAGTCTTAAATATCACTAAACATAGGACTACACAATATTCATCACTAAATCTTCTTATTGGCACTGATTCTACTACACCTATAATACACTCTTTGATTAAGGACATAACTTGCGAGGGTTCGAACCCGAACCGTGATGCAATCCGCGAAATAAGACGGCAACGTGCGGAAGAACTCATTCGcgaaaataaagataaacaagattcttacgtaaataaaaataggaaacCGCCTAAAAAGTTTCAAGTTAATGATTTAGTTTACGTGATTAAAAGCTCCCAGAGTACAGGAAAGTTGGATAGTGGCATGAGAGGTCCGTATAAGGTTATCAAGCTCCTCCCTAACGATAGATATGAGGTCCAATTATTGGCTGGAGCTTATGGAAAGACCAGTCAGGCAGCTGCCACGTACATGGTGTTGTGGAAGGGTGAATGGACACCCGAAACTTGTGCTGCATTTTTTGAAG AAATCGAGGATGATGACCAAGAACCGCCGTTAAACGTGGAGGGTGTTGCTGGACCATCCTCAAGTTCTTGCTGA
- the LOC113493823 gene encoding cytochrome P450 6k1-like, with protein MLFILICVVFLFLLSWFLVKWNRVRKFWRDRKVPHNPPHFIMGSLTFLQRQNPAVWMKQVYNEFKSPYVGMWVFWRQALVINCPDIARRVLVKDHDIFRNRFLSSGKTDPIGALNIFTVNDPLWSFLRRRLTTLFTAAKLRSLHGLLTTKCNDLVMRIKEDMYNEDTINLRTLCSDFTTDVIGEAAFGVTSETVKTGDSLMRRITKEFASFDLHRGLCWSSIFFYPELVDVFRFSLFPKDTVEVLRHIFRTIIEQRGGYEKEVKECRDLLDALLKLKQEAAADNEEISEDLLLAQAAIFLLGGFDTSGVTLTWTLYELAWNPSCQEKLYQELVDAKQKNDGVDLDPTALADLTYINCVIKEALRKFPSMGWLDRIASQDYQIHDQLTIPKGTVVYVNAVGMQQDEKHFPEPQLYKPDRFLPENERKINPYTFMPFGEGPRGCIGKRFGYQTVRCGLASIIMNYELRALPNTPKPNDCHIERNGLFLGPDEKLSVQFIKR; from the exons ATGTTGTTCATATTAATTTGTGTAGTGTTCTTGTTCTTATTGTCTTGGTTTTTGGTGAAATGGAACCGAGTGAGGAAATTTTGGCGGGACAGGAAAGTTCCCCATAACCCCCCACATTTTATAATGGGAAGTCTCACGTTTTTGCAACGTCAAAACCCT GCAGTTTGGATGAAACAAGTGTACAATGAGTTCAAGTCCCCTTACGTCGGCATGTGGGTATTCTGGAGACAAGCTCTCGTGATCAACTGTCCGGACATAGCGAGGAGAGTACTGGTGAAGGACCATGATATCTTCAGGAACAGATTCCTGAGTTCTGGCAAAACTGATCCTATTGGTGCACTTAATATATTCACTGTAAAT GATCCTCTTTGGTCATTTTTAAGGCGACGATTAACGACATTATTCACAGCAGCGAAGTTGCGAAGTCTACACGGTCTTCTGACGACGAAATGCAACGACTTAGTCATGAGGATTAAAGAGGACATGTATAATGAAGATACTATTAATTTAAGG ACTCTTTGCTCAGACTTCACAACGGACGTGATAGGCGAAGCTGCATTCGGTGTGACCAGTGAAACTGTGAAAACTGGTGACAGTCTGATGAGGCGTATCACAAAGGAGTTCGCTAGTTTCGACCTTCACAGAGGCTTGTGTTGGtctagtattttcttttacccTGAGTTGGTTGATGTGTTTAG gttttcaCTGTTTCCCAAAGACACAGTGGAAGTGCTGCGGCATATATTCCGTACGATAATAGAACAGAGAGGAGGTTACGAAAAAGAGGTAAAGGAGTGTAGAGACCTCCTTGATGCTCTGTTAAAGTTAAAGCAAGAGGCAGCTGCAGACAATGAAG AAATCAGTGAAGATCTTCTACTTGCGCAAGCCGCCATCTTTCTTCTCGGTGGCTTTGACACTTCTGGCGTGACTCTTACGTGGACGCTATATGAACTAGCATGGAATCCTTCTTGTCAG GAGAAACTGTATCAGGAGCTAGTagatgcaaaacaaaaaaatgatggCGTGGATCTAGACCCGACAGCACTCGCTGATCTGACATACATCAACTGCGTTATCAAAG AGGCTCTTCGAAAATTCCCATCAATGGGCTGGCTGGACCGCATAGCATCGCAAGACTACCAGATCCACGATCAGCTGACAATTCCTAAGGGGACAGTGGTCTACGTGAACGCTGTGGGCATGCAGCAAGATGAGAAACATTTTCCAGAACCTCAATTATACAAGCCTGATAGATTTCTCCCGGAGAATGAGAGGAAGATCAACCCTTATACTTTCATGCCGTTCGGGGAGGGACCTCGAGGATGTATCG GTAAACGCTTCGGCTACCAAACCGTGCGATGTGGCTTGGCTTCGATCATCATGAACTACGAACTAAGAGCCCTTCCGAACACGCCGAAACCCAACGACTGTCATATCGAGAGGAATGGACTATTTCTTGGACCAGACGAGAAGTTATCTGTACAGTTTATTAAACGTTAA